One Carcharodon carcharias isolate sCarCar2 chromosome 1, sCarCar2.pri, whole genome shotgun sequence DNA window includes the following coding sequences:
- the LOC121283446 gene encoding histone H2B 7 isoform X1 encodes MPDVSKKSGAAKKGSKKTIKKTPPKGGKKRKRSRKESYSIYIYKVMKQVHPDTGISSKAMSIMNSFVNDIFERIAGEASRLAHYNKRQTISSREIQTAVRLLLPGELAKHAVSEGTKAVTKYTSSK; translated from the exons aTGCCTGATGTCTCA AAGAAATCAGGAGCGGCCAAGAAGGGGTCCAAAAAAACCATCAAGAAAACGCCACCAAAGGGCGGCAAGAAGAGGAAGAGATCCAGGAAAGAGAGCTactccatctacatctacaaGGTGATGAAGCAGGTCCACCCAGACaccggcatctcctccaaggccatgagcatcatgaactcgtTCGTCAACGACATCTTCGAGCGCATTGCCGGCGAGGCCTCCCGCCTGGCCCACTACAACAAGCGGCAGACCATCAGCTCCCGGGAGATCCAGACCGccgtgcgcctgctgctgcccggggaGCTGGCCAAGCACGCCGTGTCGGAGGGCACCAAGGCGGTGACTAAGTACACCAGCTCCAAATGA
- the LOC121283446 gene encoding histone H2B isoform X2, which produces MVDEKKSGAAKKGSKKTIKKTPPKGGKKRKRSRKESYSIYIYKVMKQVHPDTGISSKAMSIMNSFVNDIFERIAGEASRLAHYNKRQTISSREIQTAVRLLLPGELAKHAVSEGTKAVTKYTSSK; this is translated from the coding sequence ATGGTGGACGAGAAGAAATCAGGAGCGGCCAAGAAGGGGTCCAAAAAAACCATCAAGAAAACGCCACCAAAGGGCGGCAAGAAGAGGAAGAGATCCAGGAAAGAGAGCTactccatctacatctacaaGGTGATGAAGCAGGTCCACCCAGACaccggcatctcctccaaggccatgagcatcatgaactcgtTCGTCAACGACATCTTCGAGCGCATTGCCGGCGAGGCCTCCCGCCTGGCCCACTACAACAAGCGGCAGACCATCAGCTCCCGGGAGATCCAGACCGccgtgcgcctgctgctgcccggggaGCTGGCCAAGCACGCCGTGTCGGAGGGCACCAAGGCGGTGACTAAGTACACCAGCTCCAAATGA